A region from the Linepithema humile isolate Giens D197 chromosome 1, Lhum_UNIL_v1.0, whole genome shotgun sequence genome encodes:
- the LOC136997500 gene encoding uncharacterized protein gives MRPESRVLEHLRYPPSAASSPQHPSTESRPVFLGHSLTHSLTHSLTHGASMKIMYAVMPTGEPVRSIDDGVLAARRAVKTTLRNLKRWCAKLRRGKTVPIVDFNSDRPNCPNEIKVCCCNDAVTTMTMIVEEEESRNRANENLENELRESLASNDQSRMHGIVDDDCGCQPGDQQLERR, from the coding sequence ATGCGGCCCGAGTCACGAGTCCTCGAACATTTGAGGTATCCACCGTCCGCTGCCAGTTCGCCTCAGCATCCCTCGACGGAATCACGACCGGTTTTTCTCGgccactcactcactcactcactcactcactcactcactcacggCGCCAGCATGAAGATCATGTACGCCGTGATGCCCACCGGCGAACCAGTTCGATCCATCGACGACGGTGTGTTGGCGGCCCGGCGAGCTGTCAAGACCACTCTGAGGAACCTGAAGAGGTGGTGCGCCAAGTTGCGGCGCGGTAAGACGGTTCCCATCGTCGACTTCAACAGCGATCGGCCAAATTGCCCGAACGAGATCAAGGTTTGCTGCTGCAACGACGCGGTGACCACGATGACAATGATCGTCGAAGAGGAGGAATCGCGAAATCGTGCCAACGAGAATCTGGAGAACGAACTGAGGGAGAGCTTGGCGAGCAACGATCAATCCAGGATGCATGGCATCGTCGATGATGATTGCGGATGTCAACCTGGCGATCAACAGCTTGAGAGAAGATGA